The genomic stretch CGCTACCGGATTTCCGACGTGGTGCAGTTTCGCCAAGCGGTCGGCGCCAATGGGATGCGTGCTGCCGAGGACCGGCTGCAAGGTATCCTGAACCCGGTGATTCGTGCGGTTCTGGGCTCGAACGGCGTGACATCCAACACCATCCTGTCGGCAGACCGTGCCGGCCTGATGGCGCGTATCACCACGCAGGCCCGCCAGCGTGCCCTGCCGTTGGGGCTGGAAGTGGTGGACGTGCGTCTGAAACAGACCAACCTGCCGGAACAGAACCTTGATGCCACATTTGCCCGGATGCGCGCCGAGCGGGAACGTGAAGCCGCAGACGAAATCGCGCGCGGTGAAGAAGCCGCCCAGCGGGTGCGTGCGCAAGCCGACCGGACCGTGGTCGAGTTGACCTCGGATGCGACCCGTCAGGGTGATATCATCCGTGGTGAAGCCGATGCCGAACGCAACGGTATCTTTGCCGAGGCCTTTGGCGCCGACCCCGAGTTCTTCGAATTCTACCGCTCTCTGACTGCCTATGAGCGGGCGCTGAAGGGCAACAACTCGACGATGGTTCTGTCGCCGGACAGCGAGTTCTTTAACTACCTGCGCTCGGATCAGGGCGCACGCTCGGCCGAGGGCGAATAACATGGCCTGGGTCCTGATGGCCCTGGGACTGGTACTGATGGTTGAGGGGCTGGCCTATGCGCTGGCCCCTTCGCTTGTCGAACGGATGCTGGAGCTGTTGCGCAGCCTGCCCGAGGCTGTGCGCAGACAGGTGGGTCTTCTCGCTTTGGTGAGTGGGCTGTTGCTGATCTGGGCCGCGTTCCAGCTGGGCCTGCATTGAACGCGGCGCTGACGCGCCATTTGATTTTATTCAAAATTATCCTAATTTTGGTCTTATGCCTCCGGCGGGGATATTTCGGGCCAAAAGAAGAAATTTCCCCGCGCCTTGCCCGCAGGGGCCGAGGTTCACAGATAGGTAACGTGGTGTTGACAGGGTGCGATTGAATTCAATCTTTCATGTTGCAAGCCCGCAACGCTAGATGCACGGTAGTGCGCAGACGCGCAGTAATGTGTGAATAGCGGGCGTATCGTCCGCATGGATAGCAGGAGAAAGTCGTATGCAGCCCAAAGCGGTCGCGGTGTCGACAACACGCACCCCAATCATTCAACTTCGCGCTATGTGGCTGACGGCCCTTGCGCTGGTACTTGTACTGGCGCAGGTGATCGCGGCACAGGCCAAGCCGGAAAGCCTTGCGCCTCTGGCCGAAAAAATCAGCCCCTCGGTGGTGAACATCACCACCACCACCGTGGTTGCAGGCAATACCGGGCCACAGGGCATCGTGCCCGAAGGCAGCCCGTTCGAAGATTTCTTTCGCGAGTTTCAGGACCGTAACAATAATGGCGACCGTCCCCGCCGGTCGTCCGCTTTGGGGTCGGGTTTCGTGATCTCCGAAGACGGCTATGTGGTCACCAACAACCACGTGATCGAAGGCGCTGACGAGATCAAGATCGAGTTCTTTGACGGCAAAGAGCTGGATGCCAAGGTGATCGGCACCGATCCCAACACCGACATCGCCCTGTTGAAGGTTGAGGCCGACGGCCCGCTGCCTTTCGTGCCCTTTGGCAACAGCGATGCGGCGCGTGTGGGGGACTGGGTGATCGCCATGGGGAACCCGTTGGGTCAGGGCTTTTCGGTCTCGGCAGGTATCGTGTCCGCCCGCAACCGCGCACTGAGCGGAACCTATGACGATTACATCCAGACAGATGCGGCGATCAACCGGGGCAACTCGGGCGGACCGCTGTTCAACATGGATGGTGAAGTCATCGGTGTGAACACCGCGATCCTGTCGCCCAACGGCGGCTCGATCGGGATCGGTTTCTCGATGGCGTCGAACGTTGTCGCACGGGTTGTGAAACAGTTGCAGGAATACGGCGAAACCCGCCGTGGCTGGTTGGGTGTGCGCATTCAGGATGTGACGCCTGATATTGCCGAAGCCATGGGTCTTGAAAAAACCGCCGGTGCTTTGGTGACATCTGTGCCGGATGGCCCTGCAAAGGAAGCCGGGATGAAAGACGGCGACGTGATCGTCAGCTTTGCCGGTGTCGATGTGGCTGATACGCGTGGCCTGGTCCGTCAGGTGGGCAACAGCCCCGTTGGTGAAGCCGTGCGTGTTGTGGTCTTCCGCGATGGCAAGACGGTTACCCTGAAGGTTACGCTGGGCCGTCGTGAAGAGGCCGAAGGCGCCGTGCCCGCCGTGGCGAAAGGCGGCGACACCGAAAATCCGGCCGAAACCAGCAAAGAGGTTCTGGGTCTGACGCTGGCACCGCTGACGGACGAGATGCGCGAACAGCTGGGTGTTGACAGTGAACTGGTCGGTCTGGCTGTGGGCGATGTGGACGAAGCCTCGGAAGCTTATGAAAAAGGTCTGCGCGCCGGTGATGTGATCACCGAGGCAGGTCAGCAAAAGGTCGCTTCGATTGCTGAATTCGAAAACCGCGTGAGCGAGGTCAAGGACGCGGGCCGCAAGTCGCTGTTGTTGTTGGTACGCCGTGCCGGTGATCCGCGCTTTGTTGCGCTGAGCATCGCGGACTGATCCGGTCCCATTGTGATGTTGCGATAGGCCGGGCCTTGGGGTCCGGCCTTTTGCTATTCAGGCTGCCGTGCCACCGCGACCAGCCCCAGGGTGCGGGCTGTGGCGGTGGTCAGAATGTCGCTGTCGAACCCTTCGGGTGCCTGAAACCGGCGCACGGCGTTGCGGGTGCGTACCGACATCTCGCCCGTGACCGGGCCGTGATAGACTCCGCGCGCAGCCAGCGCACGTTGCAGGGACGAGACAAACTCCTCTGTCAGATCCGCATTGCATGGCACCTGGAACCAACTGTCCTGACGCTCTTGCACGATCTCCTGAATGCTCTCGCGTCGATAGACGGCGGGCTGTTGAATCAGCCCGTCACTGGTCACCTGCGCGGGTTTCAACAGAACCTCGCGTTCGACGGTTTCAATAATGGCAGGCGTTGTCTTCTTGCCCCAGCAACTGTCGGCTTTTGCCCCCTCGGGTGCCTCTTCGGTCAGACGAATCATACCGGGCCCTGTCAATCCGTCAGGATCAGCGTTGGTCATGGGGTCGCAAGCGCCTAGCAACATAACGCCAAGTGCTGCGATGCGGAAATGGATCATTGCGCGTGTCCTCAGGCGGGGTGCCGGTCAACTTTGTGCGGCACGCTATCCGCAACGCGGCGGGCTTTCCAGCCCCGCAGGGGCATGACTTTCGCGCCGACACAACAGATTGCTGTGCACAAGGTCTTGTCGCCGGCGTGCAAAACTGTGTGCTGTCCGCAACCTCTGCAATCGGTATGCACAAAAGGGGCTGGCGCGCCCCACATCTGCTGGATAGACATGCAGGGATTTCGCACCAAGGGGGCAAGAATGGCCAAAATCACCTATATCGAACATGGCGGCAAGGAACACGTTGTGGATGTCGCGACCGGCATGACCGTCATGGAAGGCGCGCGCGACAATAACATTCCCGGCATCGAGGCCGATTGCGGTGGTGCCTGCGCCTGTTCGACTTGCCATGTATATGTCGATCCCGCCTGGGCCGACAAGCTGCCCGCCAAGGACGACATGGAAGAAGACATGCTCGACTTTGCCTACGAGCCCGATCCCGCACGCTCGCGTCTGACCTGCCAGTTGAAGGTTACCGACGATCTGGACGGTCTTGTGGTTCACATGCCCGAAAAGCAAATCTGATGCGGCTGGCAGCGCTCTTTTGGGCGCTGCTGTCTGTTGCCGCAGTTGCGGCCCCACGGGCCGAAACGCGGCTGGGGGCCTATAGCGCGTGGTACGCGGCGCCGACCCATCGTTATGGGCATGGCATCATGGGCGACCTTCCTGAATGGGGGCAGCTGTGCCTGTCCGGGCCATCAGGCCAGGGCTGTCTGACATTGCCGGAGACGGCCGTTTTCGAAGATATGGCCCCGCGTCTGGCCGACCTCGACGGCGACGGCATACCCGAAGCCGTTGTTGTCGAAAGCACGGTCACCCAAGGGGCCGCACTCGCGATCTACCGGCTGACACCAACCTCTCTGACCCGCACGGCCACACCGCCCATCGGCCGGCGCAACCGCTGGCTGGCTCCGGCTGCGATTGCTGATCTGGATGGGGATGGCCGGGTTGAAATCGCCTATGTCGACCGGCCGCATCTGGCCAAAGTCCTGCGCATCTGGCGTTACGAAGATGGGGTATTGCATCATGTGGCGGATCAGGCAGGCCTGACCAACCACCGCATTGGCGATCCGTTCATATCAGGCGGCTTGCGCATCTGTGACGGCCGCCCCGAACTCGTGACCGCCAATGCCGACTGGTCGCAGATCATCGCCACGCGCCTGGTGAAGAACCGAACCCAAACCCGTACTTTGGGCCGGTACAGCGACGCAGCCCTAAGACGCGCGCAAAACTGCAACTAACCCTTCATCTTGCCAGGTAAACTCCAGGGGACGCGTCGCAGACGCGGGGGGCAGAGCCCCCGGCAACCCGTCAGTCCAGCGCCCGCCAGCCGATATCGCGCCGGCAGAACCCGCCATCCCAGTCCACCGCGTCAACCATCGCATAGGCGCGGTTGCGCGCCTCGGCCAGCGTCGCGCCGCGCGCCGTGACGTTCAGCACGCGCCCGCCGTTGGCGATGAATTTCCCACCTTCACGTTTGGTACCCGCGTGGAAAACCATGTTGCTGCTGTCTTCGGGTTGATCGTCCAACCCGCCGATGACCGAGCCCTTTTCATAGGCATCGGGATAGCCTTTTGCCGCCATCACGACGGTGATCGCATGATCGTCGGCCCAATTCACCCGTGCTTCGGCCAGACGCCCCTGTGCAGCGGCGTG from Pseudosulfitobacter sp. DSM 107133 encodes the following:
- a CDS encoding VCBS repeat-containing protein encodes the protein MRLAALFWALLSVAAVAAPRAETRLGAYSAWYAAPTHRYGHGIMGDLPEWGQLCLSGPSGQGCLTLPETAVFEDMAPRLADLDGDGIPEAVVVESTVTQGAALAIYRLTPTSLTRTATPPIGRRNRWLAPAAIADLDGDGRVEIAYVDRPHLAKVLRIWRYEDGVLHHVADQAGLTNHRIGDPFISGGLRICDGRPELVTANADWSQIIATRLVKNRTQTRTLGRYSDAALRRAQNCN
- a CDS encoding peptidoglycan-binding protein; this encodes MIHFRIAALGVMLLGACDPMTNADPDGLTGPGMIRLTEEAPEGAKADSCWGKKTTPAIIETVEREVLLKPAQVTSDGLIQQPAVYRRESIQEIVQERQDSWFQVPCNADLTEEFVSSLQRALAARGVYHGPVTGEMSVRTRNAVRRFQAPEGFDSDILTTATARTLGLVAVARQPE
- a CDS encoding Do family serine endopeptidase; the encoded protein is MQPKAVAVSTTRTPIIQLRAMWLTALALVLVLAQVIAAQAKPESLAPLAEKISPSVVNITTTTVVAGNTGPQGIVPEGSPFEDFFREFQDRNNNGDRPRRSSALGSGFVISEDGYVVTNNHVIEGADEIKIEFFDGKELDAKVIGTDPNTDIALLKVEADGPLPFVPFGNSDAARVGDWVIAMGNPLGQGFSVSAGIVSARNRALSGTYDDYIQTDAAINRGNSGGPLFNMDGEVIGVNTAILSPNGGSIGIGFSMASNVVARVVKQLQEYGETRRGWLGVRIQDVTPDIAEAMGLEKTAGALVTSVPDGPAKEAGMKDGDVIVSFAGVDVADTRGLVRQVGNSPVGEAVRVVVFRDGKTVTLKVTLGRREEAEGAVPAVAKGGDTENPAETSKEVLGLTLAPLTDEMREQLGVDSELVGLAVGDVDEASEAYEKGLRAGDVITEAGQQKVASIAEFENRVSEVKDAGRKSLLLLVRRAGDPRFVALSIAD
- a CDS encoding protease modulator HflC, with the translated sequence MRNTTLIIPALVVLVAILLSSVFIVDEREKALVLQFGQIKSVKEEPGLAFKIPLIQEVVRYDDRIQALDTVPTEVTPSDDRRLVVDAFARYRISDVVQFRQAVGANGMRAAEDRLQGILNPVIRAVLGSNGVTSNTILSADRAGLMARITTQARQRALPLGLEVVDVRLKQTNLPEQNLDATFARMRAEREREAADEIARGEEAAQRVRAQADRTVVELTSDATRQGDIIRGEADAERNGIFAEAFGADPEFFEFYRSLTAYERALKGNNSTMVLSPDSEFFNYLRSDQGARSAEGE
- a CDS encoding DUF2065 domain-containing protein, with amino-acid sequence MAWVLMALGLVLMVEGLAYALAPSLVERMLELLRSLPEAVRRQVGLLALVSGLLLIWAAFQLGLH
- a CDS encoding 2Fe-2S iron-sulfur cluster-binding protein, whose translation is MAKITYIEHGGKEHVVDVATGMTVMEGARDNNIPGIEADCGGACACSTCHVYVDPAWADKLPAKDDMEEDMLDFAYEPDPARSRLTCQLKVTDDLDGLVVHMPEKQI